ACGCCCGGTGCAGCCCAGACGTCATTCGGAGGAGCCATCGATCGCTACGTGGCGAAGCTGTCCGCGACAGGATGGCTTGCCTATGCCACCTATCTTGGTGGAAGTGGCAACGAAAACCTCTATGGCGGTATCGCGGTGAACCGCAGCACAGGCACGGCTTACGTGACAGGCAATACCCTCTCCCTCAACTTCCCTGTCACATACAATGCCTTCCAACCCTTCTCCTATGGCGGCAGCGACGCCTTCCTTGCCCAGATCAGCCCATCGGGCAACGCCATCGGGTACTCGACCTACCTGGGCGGGAGCCAGGAGGATATCGGGCGAGGGATCGCGCTGGACCCCTCGATGAATGTATATGTCACAGGCAATACATTCTCGAGTGACTTCCCGACGAATGTTTATGGCTCCGGTGGCGGAACGGACGCCTTCGTCACGAAGTTCAGCGGACCTTGAGCCGATTGAACCACGGCTCGTGTGCCCCGCGGCCCTTCCCCTGGTCCAGGGGAAGGGCCGTCCTGCCAAGCGAACCCGCCGCCCCTCGCGGGAGCGGCCCGCGTCTCAGGCGAGGACCTGTCCGCCGGTGACGCCGAGAATCTCCCCGTTCACGTAGCGCGACTCGTCCGAGGCGAGGAACACGAACGAGGGCGCCAGTTCCACCGGCTGCGCCGGCCGGCCCATCGGCGAGCTCTTGCCGAACGACTTCACCTTCTCCGCGTCGAAGGACTGCGGAATCAGCGGCGTCCACACGGGTCCCGGCGCTACCGAGTTCACCCGAATGCCTCGCTCGATGAGCTCCTGCGCCAGCCCCTTGGTGAAGGTGACGATGGCGCCCTTCGTGCTCGCGTAATCCAGGATGCCCGGACTGGGCTGGTACGCCTGGATGGAGGCCACGTTGATGATGGAGGCCCCGGACTTCATGTGCGGCAGCGCGTAGCGCACCAGGTGGAACATCGCGAGGATGTTGGTGCGGAAGGTCCGTTCGATCCGCTCGGCCGTGAGCTCCTCGAACTTCTCCACCGCCTTGCCCTGGAAGGCCGCGTTGTTGACGAGCACGTC
This is a stretch of genomic DNA from Archangium violaceum. It encodes these proteins:
- a CDS encoding SDR family oxidoreductase; translated protein: MAQKNPRDAGVKPPLPGQEQAHPGIEAQMTPEPDYGLTSYKGLGRLKDRVALVTGGDSGIGRAVCLAFAREGADVAFAYLNEDPDAEQTRRVVEDSGHQVLALKGDLTDEAVCRRIIEDTVKRFGRIDVLVNNAAFQGKAVEKFEELTAERIERTFRTNILAMFHLVRYALPHMKSGASIINVASIQAYQPSPGILDYASTKGAIVTFTKGLAQELIERGIRVNSVAPGPVWTPLIPQSFDAEKVKSFGKSSPMGRPAQPVELAPSFVFLASDESRYVNGEILGVTGGQVLA